The segment AAGGAGCGCTGGCTGAAACCGGTGGTGAATTTCAGCACATACAAGAAGATCATGCTCGACAGCGCCGTCTTCTTCTTCAGCGACGAATCCGCGTACAAGGGGATCGATCCCCAGGACATGAAGGACCTGGCAGATGGCCTCAACAAGGCGGTGGTGGCGGCCGTTAAGGACAAATCCATCTTCGTGTCGGACCCCGGCCCCGATGTCGTGAGGATACGTTTTGCCATAACCGGGCTCAAGCAGAACAAGCCCGGTGTCAGCGCGATCACGTCGGTCATCCCCGTCGGTCTCGCGATAAGCCTGGTGAAGAAGGGGGCCGGCGGCTCATGGTCCGGCTCGGGCGCGACGAGCATGGAGGTCATGGTCCTCGACACTACCACGAATGATGTCATAGCCGCCGCCGTGGACGACAGGACCGCGGGTTTCACGGACAGGTTCAGCAAATGGGGCTCGGCGGACGAGGCATTCAAGTTCTGGGCGGAAAGACTGAGGAAGTTCGTGGAAGATGTAGAGGCCGTCGGCAAGTAGCCGCATATCGACGGGATGAAGGCGCCCGAGACCCTGCCCGGCGCCTTCTTTTCCGGAAAGATCGACGCCATCGGTCGCCTTCCCGGGAGCGGGCCGATATGTCCAAGTAATATTTGACATTTTCAGGTATTTCTTATACCATATCGTTCACTATCCCTATGGACACCGTCGAAAGTAATGAGGAAATGTACAGGCAGTATAAGGGGCAGCATGCAACCATAGACCGGCGCATCCAGATGCTCCTGAAGAAATCCTATCTCACCGAGGCGGAAGAGAGGGAGATGAAGGTTTTGAAAAAGAAGAAACTCTATTACAAGGACCTCATGGAGAGTCTCGTCAACTCGTTCCAGCGAAAGGAGAAACATTGAAGAGAACGGGCGCACAGATCTTCGTCGAATCCCTGAAGGCGGAAGGGATCGACACGATATTCTGCTATCCGGGAGGGGCTACGCTCAACATCACGGATGCCCTGACAGACATAAGCCAGATCAATCAGGTCGTGGTCCGTCACGAGCAGGCGGCGGTCCATGCCGCTGACGGGTACGCGCGGGCGTCGGGCAGGGTGGGCGTCGCCCTCGTGACAAGCGGGCCCGGAGCGACGAACACGGTGACGGGCATAGCCACGGCTTGCATGGATTCCATACCCCTCGTCGTCTTCTCCTGTCAGGTCAACACGATGCTCATCGGCAACGACGCCTTCCAGGAAGCGGACATCGTGGGCATAACCCGGCCCTGCACGAAGCACAGCTACCTCGTCAGGGACGTGAAGGACCTTGCCCGCATCATCAAGGAGGCCTTTCACATCGCAGCATCGGGAAGACCGGGCCCCGTCCTCGTCGATATCCCCAAGGACGTGTCCTCGGCGGTCGGCGATTTCAAGTATCCCGAGAAGGCGGTCATCCGCAGCTATCAGCCCACCTACGTGGGCCACACGGGACAGATAAAGAAGGCCATGCGCCTCATCATGCACTCGAAAAGACCCGTTCTCTATACCGGCGGAGGCGTCATTCTGTCCAATGCCTCGCAGGAATTGACACGGTTCGCCGAAGCGCTGTCCATACCGGTCACGAACACCCTTATGGGCCTCGGCGGCATCCCGGGGAACCACCCGCTCTTTCTCGGCATGCTCGGCATGCACGGGACGTATGCCGCGAACATGGCCATCACCGAATCGGACCTCATCATCGCCATGGGGGCACGCTTCGACGACAGGGCCACGGGCAAAACGGATGAATTCGCGCCACACGCCAGGATCATACACATCGATATCGATCCCACATCGATAAGCAAGAACATAAAGGTCGACATACCCATAGTGGGCGACACGCGCAATGTCCTCACGCAAATGCTGAAGATCGTCGAAGAGGAAAAGGAGGTCTACCGGCAGTACCACAGAAGCATCGCCGACTGGACGGACAAGATAGGAAAGTGGAAGAAGGACTACCCCCTCACCTATCAGAGAAACGACACGTTAAAGCCCCAGCACGTCATAGAAAGGGTCTTCGAACTGACGAAGGGCAAGGCCATCATCACCACCGAGGTGGGACAGAACCAGATGTGGACCGCCCAGTTCTTCAAGTTCCTCAAGCCCCGCACGTGTCTCACATCGGGCGGCCTCGGCACGATGGGCTACGGGTTCCCCGCAGCCATAGGCGCCCAGGTGGCGTTTCCGAAATCCCTTGTCGTGGACATCGCCGGAGACGGCAGCATCCAGATGAACATCCAGGAACTGGCGACGGCCGTGCAGTACAACCTGCCCGTCAAGGTCATCATCCTCAACAACGGCTTCCTCGGCATGGTCAGGCAGTGGCAGGAGCTCTTCTATGAGAAGCGATACACGTGGACGCGCCTTCATTCGCCGGATTTCGTCAAGGTTGCCGAGGCGTATGGCGCGGTGGGTCTCAGGATAGAGAAGGAGGCCGATGTCGACAGGGTCCTGAAGCAGGCCTTCAAGAACGGGCGGCCCACGTTCATCGATGTTCACGTGAGTCCCGAGGAATGCGTCTATCCCATGGTCCCCGCCGGCGCGTCCCTGAAAGAGATGCTTCTTGTTTAGGAGGAAAATTGAGACACACCATATCGCTTCTTGTCGAGAACGAGTTTGGGGTCCTGTCCAGGATCGCGGGTCTCTTCAGCGGCAGGGGCTTCAACATTGAAAGCCTCTGCGTGGCCGAGAGCCTCGACCCCACCGTGTCCACGATGACGATCGTGACAACGGGGAACGACGCCATCCTCGAACAGATCCTGAAACAGCTCAACAAGCTCATCAACGTCATCAAGGTCGTCGACTTCAAGGAGATCGACTATGTTTCGCGGGAGATGGTACTCGTAAAGGTCAACGCCGAGGAGAAGACACGCCCTGAGATCCTGAGGATGGTGGAGATATTCCGGGGTAAGATCATTGACGTGTCGTCCCGGTCATACACCATCATGATCACCGGCGACGAGGACAAGCTCAAGGCATTCATCAGTCTCATCAAGCCGCTGGGTATAAAAGAACTTGTACGGACCGGACCCATTGCCATGGCCCGGGGTGAACGAATGATGAAGATAAAGGAAAAAACAGAAACCAAAGGAGGAGAATCAAATGGCTAAGATCTACTATGACCGCGACGCGGATCTGAAGGTGCTCAAGGACCGCAAGGTCGCCATAATCGGTTATGGCAGCCAGGGCCACGCCCAGGCGCAGAACCTCAGGGACAGCGGGGTCAACGTCATCGTGGCGGAGCTGGAAGGGACAGCGAATTACAAGCTCGCAGTGAAGCAGGGGTTCAAACCCGTCCCCGCCGCCAAGGCTGCGAAGGACGCGGACGTGATACAGATCCTCGCCCAGGACAACCTCCAGGCCGAGCTCTACAAAACAGATATCAAGGCCAACCTCAAGAAAGGCAAGACCCTTGTCTTCTCCCACGGTTTCAATATCCACTACAACCAGATCGTCCCGCCGGCGGATATCGACGTCGTCATGATAGCTCCCAAGGGCCCGGGGCACCTCGTGAGAAGGGAGTTCGAGCGGGGCGCGGGCGTGCCGTCGCTCATAGCCATCTACCAGGACCACACGAAGAAGGCGAGGCAGACCGCCCTGGCTTACGCGAAAGGCATCGGCGCGACCCGTGCCGGCGTCATCGAGACGACATTCGAAGAGGAGACGGAGACGGACCTTTTTGGTGAACAGGCCGTCCTGTGCGGCGGCGCGTCGGAACTCGTGCGCGCCGGTTTCGACACCCTCGTCGAGGCGGGCTACCAGCCGGAGATCGCATATTTCGAGTGCCTCCACGAACTCAAGCTCATCGTCGACCTCATGTACGAGGGCGGCATCGCCAACATGCGGTATTCCATCAGCGACACCGCCGAGTATGGCGA is part of the Syntrophorhabdus sp. genome and harbors:
- the ilvB gene encoding biosynthetic-type acetolactate synthase large subunit, with the protein product MKRTGAQIFVESLKAEGIDTIFCYPGGATLNITDALTDISQINQVVVRHEQAAVHAADGYARASGRVGVALVTSGPGATNTVTGIATACMDSIPLVVFSCQVNTMLIGNDAFQEADIVGITRPCTKHSYLVRDVKDLARIIKEAFHIAASGRPGPVLVDIPKDVSSAVGDFKYPEKAVIRSYQPTYVGHTGQIKKAMRLIMHSKRPVLYTGGGVILSNASQELTRFAEALSIPVTNTLMGLGGIPGNHPLFLGMLGMHGTYAANMAITESDLIIAMGARFDDRATGKTDEFAPHARIIHIDIDPTSISKNIKVDIPIVGDTRNVLTQMLKIVEEEKEVYRQYHRSIADWTDKIGKWKKDYPLTYQRNDTLKPQHVIERVFELTKGKAIITTEVGQNQMWTAQFFKFLKPRTCLTSGGLGTMGYGFPAAIGAQVAFPKSLVVDIAGDGSIQMNIQELATAVQYNLPVKVIILNNGFLGMVRQWQELFYEKRYTWTRLHSPDFVKVAEAYGAVGLRIEKEADVDRVLKQAFKNGRPTFIDVHVSPEECVYPMVPAGASLKEMLLV
- the ilvC gene encoding ketol-acid reductoisomerase, encoding MAKIYYDRDADLKVLKDRKVAIIGYGSQGHAQAQNLRDSGVNVIVAELEGTANYKLAVKQGFKPVPAAKAAKDADVIQILAQDNLQAELYKTDIKANLKKGKTLVFSHGFNIHYNQIVPPADIDVVMIAPKGPGHLVRREFERGAGVPSLIAIYQDHTKKARQTALAYAKGIGATRAGVIETTFEEETETDLFGEQAVLCGGASELVRAGFDTLVEAGYQPEIAYFECLHELKLIVDLMYEGGIANMRYSISDTAEYGDMTRGRRVISEETREEMRAILDEIQSGEFAREWILENMAGRPVYNAVKRIDSEHLIEQVGSKLRSMMGWIGRKD
- a CDS encoding DUF3313 domain-containing protein, which gives rise to MMIREKNMKRAATIAFALVLGFALAVSVASGADKKYSGFLEGYYQNLQPGPEGGVKERWLKPVVNFSTYKKIMLDSAVFFFSDESAYKGIDPQDMKDLADGLNKAVVAAVKDKSIFVSDPGPDVVRIRFAITGLKQNKPGVSAITSVIPVGLAISLVKKGAGGSWSGSGATSMEVMVLDTTTNDVIAAAVDDRTAGFTDRFSKWGSADEAFKFWAERLRKFVEDVEAVGK
- the ilvN gene encoding acetolactate synthase small subunit, coding for MRHTISLLVENEFGVLSRIAGLFSGRGFNIESLCVAESLDPTVSTMTIVTTGNDAILEQILKQLNKLINVIKVVDFKEIDYVSREMVLVKVNAEEKTRPEILRMVEIFRGKIIDVSSRSYTIMITGDEDKLKAFISLIKPLGIKELVRTGPIAMARGERMMKIKEKTETKGGESNG
- a CDS encoding DUF465 domain-containing protein, translated to MYRQYKGQHATIDRRIQMLLKKSYLTEAEEREMKVLKKKKLYYKDLMESLVNSFQRKEKH